A window of Streptomyces sp. NBC_01224 genomic DNA:
CCGAGGTACGGCAGCGGGGCACGGCGGCCCTGCTGCTCCCCGATGCCCTCGCCCTCCAGCACCGCTACCTGGCGGACCTGGAACATCTGGTGTCCATCGACTCCGGCTCGTACAGCCCTGAAGGAGTCAATCGCATCGCGGCATGGACCGTGCGACGCCTGACCGGCCTGGGGTTCGAGGTGGACCGGTCGCCCGTCACGGCCCCGGACCAGGACACGCACTTCGGTGACCTGGTGGTGGGTCGGCTGCGCGGCCGGCTCCCCGCCGAACAGGGCGGACGGCGCATCCTCCTCGCCGGACACCTGGACACCGTCTTCGACGACGGGACGGCGGCGCAGCGCCCCTTCACCCGTAACGGACCGCTCGCCCACGGCCCCGGAGTCAGCGACGACAAGGGCGGCCTGCTGGCCGGCCTTACCGCCGTGGAACTCCTGCTGCGCCGCAGGATGACGGACTTCGCGGAGATCGTCTTCCTCGCCACCCCCGACGAGGAGATCGGCTCCCCGGCCAGCCGCCCGGTGACCGCGGAGCTCGCCGCAGCCGTCGACTACGGGCTGGGCCTGGAGTGCGCCCGGGAGAACGGCGACCTCGTCATCGCCCGCAAGGGCGTGGCGGACTTCCTGATCACCATCACGGGACGGGCCGCCCACGCCGGCATCGAACCGGAACGCGGAGCGAACGCCGCGCTCGCCGCCGCCCACCTGCTCATCGTCTGCCAGCAGATGAACGGACGGTGGGGCGACGTCACGGTCAATGTGGGGATGATCCGGGCCGGCAGCCGTATCAACATCGTCTGCCCCGAGGCCGAGTTGCATGTGGAGGTACGTTCCTCGACCGGATCGGGCATCCAGTGCGCGCGGCAGGCCATCGAGGCCGCCGCCGCCCACCTGACCGTACCGGGCACCACGGCCACCGTGCGGCAGACGGAAGCATGCCCGGCCATGGAGGACACCCCGGCGTCCCGCACTGTGTTCGCCCACGCCCGGGAAGCCGGGGCGGAGCTCGGCCTCGACCTGGGAGCCGCTGCCACCGGTGGCGTCGGCGACGCCAACACCATTGCCGGAGCCGGGGTGCCGACGCTCGACGGCCTCGGCCCGGTCGGCGGCGGTGACCACAGCCCGCAGGAGTGGCTGGACGTGACGACGGTCCCGCCCAGGGTCGCCCTGCTTGCGGCACTGATCACTGCTCTCGGCTCCACGACGACAGCTGACCCGGATACCCGGAGCACGCCGATCCGCGTAATCTGAACCCCTTTGGAAAGGTGGCCCGGCCCATGTCCTCACTCGCCGAAGAGATCCGGCAACGGTTCGGTGACCTCAGCCCCGCCGAACGCAAGGTGGCCCGGGTGCTTCTCGCCGGCTACCCGTCGGCCGGTTTCGAGACGGTGGCCACGCTTGCCGAACGCGCCGCGGTGAGCGCGCCCACGGTGATCCGTTTCGTCAACCGGCTCGGCTACAAGGGGTTCCCCGACTTCCAGGCGGCGCTGCGGGGGGAGCTGGAGGAACGCAGCGCCTCACCTCTGCAGCTCTACAGCACACGGGGATACGGCAGCACGTCACCCGGCGCGCAGGAGGAGGAGGGGCGGGCCACCGCGCACCCCGAGGGTGGACAGGACGTCTTCAGCTCCGAGGTCGCACGTACGCTGCGGGAACTGCCGCCCCACGACGTGCAGGCGGCGATCTCCCTGCTCTGCCACCCCAAGCGTCGCATCATCCTGGCCGGCGGCCGGTTCACGCA
This region includes:
- a CDS encoding M20/M25/M40 family metallo-hydrolase, producing the protein MPEVRQRGTAALLLPDALALQHRYLADLEHLVSIDSGSYSPEGVNRIAAWTVRRLTGLGFEVDRSPVTAPDQDTHFGDLVVGRLRGRLPAEQGGRRILLAGHLDTVFDDGTAAQRPFTRNGPLAHGPGVSDDKGGLLAGLTAVELLLRRRMTDFAEIVFLATPDEEIGSPASRPVTAELAAAVDYGLGLECARENGDLVIARKGVADFLITITGRAAHAGIEPERGANAALAAAHLLIVCQQMNGRWGDVTVNVGMIRAGSRINIVCPEAELHVEVRSSTGSGIQCARQAIEAAAAHLTVPGTTATVRQTEACPAMEDTPASRTVFAHAREAGAELGLDLGAAATGGVGDANTIAGAGVPTLDGLGPVGGGDHSPQEWLDVTTVPPRVALLAALITALGSTTTADPDTRSTPIRVI
- a CDS encoding MurR/RpiR family transcriptional regulator; amino-acid sequence: MSSLAEEIRQRFGDLSPAERKVARVLLAGYPSAGFETVATLAERAAVSAPTVIRFVNRLGYKGFPDFQAALRGELEERSASPLQLYSTRGYGSTSPGAQEEEGRATAHPEGGQDVFSSEVARTLRELPPHDVQAAISLLCHPKRRIILAGGRFTHLLAQYLGLHLMQLRGDVVILPDRDVERTAVLAGLGRQDVLVVFDYRRYEPDKIVIAEMAAQCGSKVVLFTDAWLSPVTSLADVVLPSHVAAPSPYDSMVPTLATVETVLAGVLRQLGEEGRSHLEHSEDVSRRAGIQPDDPEPV